One Candidatus Paceibacterota bacterium genomic window carries:
- a CDS encoding DUF2188 domain-containing protein produces MANPNDRSVYRRDDGKWVNKLNTSDRASSVHDTQAEANQAAAEMLRNSGGGERTTMGIHGTIVSKDTIAPGHESGVKDREH; encoded by the coding sequence ATGGCAAATCCAAATGATAGAAGCGTATACCGTCGCGACGACGGAAAGTGGGTCAACAAACTGAACACGTCGGACCGTGCGTCCAGCGTTCACGATACCCAAGCCGAGGCAAATCAAGCCGCCGCAGAAATGTTGAGAAACTCGGGCGGTGGTGAACGGACGACGATGGGCATCCATGGCACGATTGTAAGCAAAGACACGATCGCGCCGGGACACGAAAGCGGCGTCAAGGACCGCGAGCACTGA
- a CDS encoding type IV secretion system DNA-binding domain-containing protein has product MPISPIAFPPDLEVMFRHPQYLLLAGAIGLALVAAWLLFAPAKRGFVARLGGLTWRRNQFCRGWLITGDTGSGKTSSGINQLAHQVFQNEPTWGGLCIDEKGVYWETLAAMARHYGREHDLIHLQIRANDADGQWTPPHRYNLTGDRSIPFTTYAKFVVDTATSLGQGGDKGFFKSQAQTHIAHALEMLFELNRPVTLRGAFELLSDREMLEEEMENLESLLETPRREAVYAHFANRFLTQPDEQLGGVRETIANYLQYFLTPEVAEVFCTGESTFHFNTIDQGRIILTTMPQKFQTERRYVNTFLKLLYYNHALRRFDQAKDARAKNNLLILWADEAQRFMTASEDGTSDYNCVDVIREAGATVVAAAQSTTSLVPPLGNDKAKVLTLNLRNRLIFRAADEADAVQAADFLGKKRVVKRSWGYSAGRASSNYSETEEHKIKPHKLRNLRDHECVLVHCERGYRRVTLPPLESDGTVANWFSRWRRLI; this is encoded by the coding sequence ATGCCAATCAGTCCGATCGCATTCCCGCCAGACCTCGAAGTGATGTTCCGGCATCCCCAATACCTCCTGCTGGCTGGCGCGATTGGATTGGCACTGGTAGCCGCGTGGCTCTTGTTCGCACCGGCGAAGCGGGGATTTGTTGCGCGCCTGGGCGGGTTGACGTGGCGGCGAAATCAGTTTTGCCGTGGCTGGCTCATCACCGGCGACACCGGCTCAGGCAAAACCAGCTCTGGAATCAACCAACTCGCGCACCAGGTCTTCCAGAACGAGCCAACGTGGGGCGGCCTGTGCATCGACGAAAAGGGGGTCTATTGGGAGACGCTCGCTGCTATGGCCCGGCACTACGGGCGCGAGCACGACCTGATTCATCTGCAAATCCGCGCCAACGACGCGGATGGCCAGTGGACGCCGCCGCACCGCTACAACCTGACCGGCGACCGAAGCATCCCATTCACGACCTACGCCAAGTTCGTTGTGGACACCGCCACCAGCCTCGGCCAGGGCGGCGACAAGGGATTCTTCAAAAGTCAGGCGCAGACGCACATCGCCCATGCGCTGGAAATGCTGTTCGAGTTGAACCGACCGGTGACCCTGCGTGGCGCGTTCGAGCTTCTGTCCGACCGCGAGATGCTGGAGGAAGAAATGGAGAACCTCGAATCGCTGCTGGAAACGCCGCGCCGCGAAGCCGTTTACGCCCACTTCGCCAACCGCTTTCTGACGCAACCCGACGAGCAGCTTGGCGGTGTCCGCGAAACCATCGCCAACTATCTCCAATACTTCCTCACCCCCGAAGTGGCCGAAGTGTTTTGCACGGGTGAGAGCACGTTCCACTTCAACACGATTGACCAGGGCCGAATCATCCTCACCACGATGCCGCAGAAGTTTCAGACCGAGCGCCGTTACGTGAACACGTTCCTGAAACTGCTCTACTACAACCATGCCCTGCGCCGATTCGACCAAGCCAAGGACGCCCGCGCCAAGAACAACCTGCTCATCCTGTGGGCCGACGAAGCACAGCGATTCATGACGGCGAGCGAGGATGGCACGAGCGACTACAATTGCGTTGATGTGATCCGCGAAGCTGGCGCGACGGTGGTCGCCGCCGCCCAGAGCACGACCTCACTCGTGCCACCGCTTGGCAACGACAAGGCGAAGGTGCTCACGCTGAACCTCCGCAACCGCCTCATCTTCCGCGCCGCCGACGAGGCCGACGCCGTTCAGGCCGCCGACTTTCTCGGCAAGAAACGCGTCGTCAAACGCTCTTGGGGCTACAGTGCCGGACGGGCAAGCAGCAACTACTCCGAAACCGAGGAACACAAGATCAAGCCCCACAAGCTCCGCAACCTGCGTGACCACGAGTGCGTCCTCGTCCATTGTGAGCGCGGCTATCGCCGGGTGACTCTCCCACCGCTGGAATCGGACGGCACAGTTGCAAATTGGTTCTCGCGATGGAGGAGACTCATTTGA
- a CDS encoding HNH endonuclease signature motif containing protein, which translates to MAYTGAQLDWIYGCTSGYCHLCHTKLSRKNYNRPGRRGSWHVDHSNARSNGGTDRCPNLKPACIDCNLDKSNKTTRTARRWNGKTRAPLSREKRKQAKTENAILGALGGGVVGFAVGGRLVRWLERWLVDVWPGRQTPTNDQVSEYPSQGLTITE; encoded by the coding sequence ATGGCGTATACAGGCGCACAACTTGACTGGATTTACGGTTGCACGAGCGGCTATTGCCACCTCTGTCACACGAAACTCTCCAGGAAGAACTACAACCGGCCGGGCAGACGGGGCTCATGGCATGTGGACCACTCCAATGCTCGTTCCAACGGCGGCACGGACCGGTGTCCTAATCTCAAGCCCGCATGCATTGACTGCAATCTCGACAAAAGCAACAAAACCACACGGACTGCCCGGCGCTGGAATGGAAAAACGCGAGCGCCGCTGTCGCGCGAGAAGCGGAAACAAGCCAAGACGGAAAACGCGATCCTCGGCGCTTTGGGTGGCGGTGTGGTCGGTTTTGCCGTCGGAGGCCGGTTGGTGCGGTGGTTGGAGCGCTGGCTGGTGGACGTCTGGCCGGGGCGGCAAACCCCGACAAATGATCAAGTGTCAGAATACCCCAGCCAAGGATTGACTATCACCGAGTAA
- a CDS encoding DUF2188 domain-containing protein codes for MKIDQHVVQRARGWAVLGEGNQRDTVVLPTQAAAIAQARKIARRSGGDLIIHCLSGRIDSSKNSESAVRSKP; via the coding sequence ATGAAGATTGACCAACATGTTGTTCAGCGGGCGCGCGGGTGGGCAGTTCTCGGTGAAGGTAACCAGCGCGATACCGTCGTGCTGCCAACCCAAGCAGCGGCGATTGCTCAAGCTCGCAAAATTGCACGCAGAAGCGGCGGTGACCTGATTATCCATTGTCTCAGCGGCCGTATTGATTCGTCGAAGAATAGCGAGTCCGCAGTGAGGAGCAAACCGTGA
- a CDS encoding restriction endonuclease subunit S, which translates to MNTTLGQVAALRAGYPFRSSIEPDPDGTVALIQGRDVDADRLRIAPAQDGLTQISASGIRNLTEHLLQPGDVILMARGPRNYAVPIGETSGQAIVPGSFHVLRPDTTLVFPPFLAWWLNQDASQQFMRANNSGTTIPMISLDVLRALPVQLPPLDVQRRVAELNSLIEQEHNLMNELSTARRDLLRAWANQQAAHA; encoded by the coding sequence GTGAACACAACGCTTGGACAAGTCGCCGCGCTACGGGCCGGCTATCCATTCCGGTCGAGCATTGAGCCCGACCCGGACGGGACTGTCGCGTTGATTCAGGGGCGCGATGTGGACGCCGACCGCCTCCGCATCGCGCCTGCCCAAGATGGGCTGACGCAGATTAGCGCCAGCGGGATTCGGAATCTCACCGAGCACCTGCTTCAGCCCGGCGACGTGATTCTCATGGCGCGCGGCCCGCGCAACTACGCCGTTCCCATCGGCGAAACCAGCGGGCAGGCCATCGTGCCGGGCAGTTTTCACGTCCTCCGTCCCGACACAACCCTTGTGTTCCCGCCATTCCTCGCGTGGTGGCTCAACCAGGACGCGTCGCAGCAATTCATGCGCGCAAACAATTCTGGAACGACCATTCCCATGATTTCCCTCGACGTGCTGCGCGCGTTGCCAGTGCAACTGCCGCCGCTGGACGTGCAACGCCGCGTTGCCGAACTCAATTCACTGATCGAACAGGAACACAATCTCATGAACGAACTTTCCACCGCCCGTCGCGACCTCTTGCGCGCCTGGGCCAACCAACAAGCCGCCCATGCCTGA
- a CDS encoding WYL domain-containing transcriptional regulator, translating into MSKKSVRTDRDLNRVTLHRIHRIFERIRSGDLPNLPTLAKELEVSKKTIYRDIEFMKDFMKLPIEFDVHRRGYLFSSEVSSFPLLKLTEGELFAIFVGEKALEQYVGTPFEKPLRNTFQKFTAGLSGELSFQWSELQNAISFKSIEVNSVDARVFQQLVIAIRQRHEITFEYQGLKDTKFKPRRVQPYELVSAEGQWYLFALDVETQAVKKFVPGRMKALHTTKITFVKPKGFSAASELKNSFGIFSGSKPTTVEILFDRFASRLIRERLWHSSQRITEMKGGRLKLSLELGGFEEVERWILSWGDHAHVLSPPELTDRIKATMTRGLKNY; encoded by the coding sequence ATGTCTAAAAAAAGTGTTCGGACGGATCGCGACCTGAATCGCGTCACGCTGCACCGTATCCATAGGATATTTGAGCGAATTCGCTCGGGTGACCTCCCAAACCTTCCGACGCTCGCAAAAGAACTCGAAGTCTCGAAGAAGACAATCTACCGGGACATCGAATTCATGAAGGATTTCATGAAGCTACCGATCGAGTTCGATGTTCACCGGAGGGGCTACCTTTTTTCTTCTGAGGTCAGCAGCTTTCCGCTGCTCAAGCTGACGGAAGGGGAATTGTTCGCAATCTTCGTTGGTGAAAAGGCATTGGAACAATACGTCGGCACTCCATTCGAAAAGCCGCTCAGAAACACGTTCCAGAAGTTCACCGCTGGTCTGAGTGGGGAGCTTTCCTTTCAATGGTCCGAGCTTCAGAATGCGATTTCATTCAAGAGCATTGAAGTGAACTCTGTTGACGCTCGCGTGTTCCAACAATTGGTGATCGCCATCAGGCAGCGTCATGAGATCACTTTTGAATACCAAGGTTTGAAAGATACGAAGTTCAAGCCTCGTCGAGTGCAACCCTACGAATTGGTGTCCGCGGAAGGGCAGTGGTATTTGTTCGCCCTGGATGTGGAGACCCAGGCGGTCAAGAAGTTCGTCCCAGGGAGGATGAAGGCCCTTCACACGACGAAGATCACGTTCGTGAAACCCAAGGGTTTTTCGGCGGCAAGTGAATTGAAGAACAGCTTTGGCATCTTCTCAGGAAGCAAGCCAACAACGGTGGAAATACTGTTTGACCGTTTTGCATCGAGGCTCATCCGAGAACGACTTTGGCATTCGTCCCAACGCATAACGGAGATGAAGGGCGGCAGGCTCAAGTTGTCACTGGAGCTTGGCGGTTTTGAAGAAGTTGAACGGTGGATTCTGAGTTGGGGAGATCACGCCCATGTCCTTTCCCCACCGGAGCTGACTGACAGGATCAAAGCAACTATGACCAGAGGGCTGAAGAATTACTAG
- a CDS encoding type I restriction-modification system subunit M, translating into MPDPIIDRKAEINRVAWKACDTFRGVMDSSVYKDYVLTMLFLKYLSDVRRQRVEELRAQFPKDEVMVQRRLARERFIMPEDATFDSLHAQRDADNIGELINHALDSIEDENKAKLDGVFRKIDFNSEVNLGETRDRNRRLKHLLEDFAPLDLRPRTLGNADIIGDCYEYLIGQFASDAGKKGGEFYTPAEVATLLAKLLAPKPGNKICDPTCGSGSLLVKVAHEVPRKDKTQPANVAVFGMENNNQTYALARMNMFLHGLDAARIEWCDALNSPKLVEDSRLMKFDIVVANPPFSLDKWGAEKAAADPYGRFHRGIPPKSRGDYAFITHMIEAAAAGSGRVGVIVPHGVLFRGASEGKIRQTLIEENLLEAVIGLPVNLFYGTGIPAAILLFNKGKKEARHGTDILFIDASRDFAADAKQNKLRPQDIEKIVETFRKFEDVPKYAKRVTFEEVKENDFNLNIPRYVDTFEPEAPVDLKKVQKEITRLENELVGVRKEIGRYLKELGL; encoded by the coding sequence ATGCCTGATCCCATCATTGACCGCAAAGCCGAAATCAACCGCGTTGCCTGGAAGGCGTGCGACACCTTCCGGGGCGTCATGGATTCGTCAGTTTACAAGGACTACGTCCTGACCATGCTCTTCCTCAAATACCTGAGTGACGTGCGCCGGCAACGCGTCGAGGAACTACGCGCCCAGTTTCCCAAGGACGAAGTCATGGTGCAGCGCCGCCTTGCTCGTGAGCGGTTTATCATGCCGGAGGACGCCACGTTCGATTCGCTCCACGCCCAGCGCGATGCCGACAACATCGGCGAACTCATCAACCACGCGCTCGATTCCATCGAAGACGAGAACAAGGCCAAGCTCGACGGCGTGTTCCGCAAGATTGATTTCAACTCAGAGGTGAACCTCGGCGAAACGCGCGACCGCAACCGCCGCCTCAAGCACCTGCTGGAAGACTTCGCACCATTGGATCTCCGCCCGCGCACGCTTGGCAACGCCGACATCATCGGCGATTGCTACGAATATCTCATCGGCCAGTTCGCTTCCGACGCTGGCAAGAAGGGCGGCGAGTTCTACACGCCCGCCGAGGTCGCCACGTTACTCGCCAAGCTGCTTGCGCCAAAACCGGGCAACAAGATATGCGACCCAACGTGCGGCTCGGGCTCGCTGCTGGTGAAAGTCGCCCACGAAGTGCCGCGCAAGGACAAGACACAGCCCGCCAACGTCGCCGTGTTCGGCATGGAGAACAACAACCAGACCTATGCGCTGGCGCGGATGAACATGTTCCTCCACGGCCTTGACGCCGCGCGCATCGAATGGTGCGACGCGCTCAACTCACCCAAGCTTGTCGAAGACAGCCGCCTGATGAAGTTCGACATCGTGGTCGCCAATCCGCCGTTCTCGCTCGACAAGTGGGGCGCGGAAAAAGCCGCCGCCGATCCTTACGGCCGCTTCCATCGCGGCATCCCGCCCAAGAGCCGGGGCGACTATGCGTTCATCACGCACATGATCGAAGCCGCTGCCGCTGGCTCAGGCCGCGTCGGTGTCATCGTGCCGCATGGCGTGCTGTTTCGCGGCGCGTCCGAAGGGAAGATTCGGCAGACGCTCATTGAGGAAAACCTGCTCGAAGCCGTCATCGGCCTGCCGGTGAATCTCTTCTATGGAACGGGCATTCCCGCCGCGATTCTCCTGTTCAACAAGGGCAAGAAGGAAGCCCGCCACGGCACGGACATCCTGTTCATTGACGCCAGCCGCGACTTCGCAGCCGATGCCAAGCAGAACAAGCTCCGCCCGCAGGACATCGAGAAGATTGTCGAGACATTCCGTAAATTCGAGGACGTGCCCAAATACGCCAAGCGCGTGACGTTCGAGGAAGTGAAGGAGAACGACTTCAATCTGAACATCCCGCGCTACGTGGACACCTTCGAGCCGGAAGCCCCGGTGGACTTGAAGAAGGTGCAGAAGGAAATCACCCGCCTCGAAAACGAACTCGTAGGCGTGCGAAAGGAGATTGGCCGCTACCTCAAGGAGCTTGGACTGTGA
- a CDS encoding restriction endonuclease subunit S: MGALRRDLLFGEQRFSFARRAKWQCVQLSEVLKHIFRPVNWSPNDVYRLISIRRRCGGLFRREDLRGADYKTTDLHEIRTGDFLVSKRQVVHGAWGMVTKEFSGCHVSKEYSILVNKAPDVLHMPFFDWLCHEQRMWHLAFLASDGVHREKLIFDSKDFLRHYIELPPTIEEQKHIVQVLDACDREIRLLEAELEALKQQKRGLMQKLLTGEIRVKTK; this comes from the coding sequence ATGGGAGCACTTCGCCGCGACCTGCTATTTGGCGAGCAGAGGTTCTCTTTCGCTAGGCGGGCGAAGTGGCAGTGCGTCCAATTAAGCGAAGTCCTGAAGCACATCTTCCGCCCGGTCAACTGGTCGCCGAACGACGTTTATCGCCTCATCAGCATCCGCCGCCGTTGTGGTGGACTGTTCCGCCGTGAGGATTTGCGCGGCGCAGACTACAAGACCACCGACCTGCACGAGATTCGCACCGGCGACTTTCTAGTTTCCAAGCGGCAGGTTGTTCACGGCGCGTGGGGCATGGTCACGAAGGAGTTCTCCGGCTGCCATGTCTCCAAGGAATACTCCATCCTCGTTAACAAAGCCCCTGACGTGCTGCACATGCCGTTCTTTGACTGGCTGTGCCACGAGCAGCGCATGTGGCATCTGGCATTCCTCGCCAGCGACGGCGTCCACCGCGAAAAGCTCATCTTCGATTCCAAGGACTTCCTGCGCCACTACATCGAGTTGCCTCCCACCATCGAGGAGCAAAAACACATCGTGCAGGTGCTCGACGCCTGCGACCGCGAAATCCGCCTGCTCGAAGCCGAGTTGGAAGCCCTCAAGCAACAAAAGCGCGGCCTGATGCAAAAACTCCTGACCGGCGAAATCCGTGTTAAGACCAAATAG